The DNA window CATCGTCGTCAGCCTCCTCGTCGTCAGCTTCGTCACCGACGGTTAGCTCGTCGATGGTCAGCGTCTCGACATCCATCGTCTCGATGGTGAGCTCTTCGACGGTGACCTCGCTAGCGTCCTCGTCGATCAGATCCTGTCCGTTTGCAGCGTCTTCGTCGTCAGCGTCTTCGTCGTCAGCGTCCTCGTCGTCAGCGTCCTCGTCGTCTGCCTCGTCGTCTTGGACCACTGCGGCAGTCTCTTCCTCGTCGTTGTCGTTCTCATCAGCGTCGTCAGCGCCGTTCTCGTCGTCAGCGTCCTCATCGTCTGCGTCGTCAGCGTCCTCGTCGTCTTCGTCGAGTTCGAGGTCCTCGATGGAGACATCCTGTAGCTCGAGTTGCTCGAGTTGGATGTCGGAGATCGTCACTTCTTCACCGTTTTCTGCCTCGTCGTTGTCGTCAGCTTCCTCGTCTTCCTCGTCGTCTTGGACGACTGCAGCAGTTTCTTCCTCGTCGTTGTTCTCAGCGTCGTCGTTCTCGTCGTCGGCGCCGTTCTCGTCGTCAGCGCCGTCGAGTTCCTCTTCGAGTTCGGTCGTGTCAGCGTCGAAGTTCTCGACGTTCAGCTCTTCGATCGTCGCGTCTTCGACGGTGGCATCATCGAGCTCGAGTGTTTCAACGTCTGTATCTTGAATCGTTGCGCTCATGTCGCCGGCATCGTCGGTCGCACCTGTCGACGCACCCGCGAGGGCAGGACCCCCCGAGAGAGCAACCATCAGAGCGACGAATACGACACCGAGTTTCTGCGATCGTGAATCCATGCGTCCAGTGCTATCGGCAGATCACGGGCTAAAACGAGCCGACTGTTACGAGATTATCGCAGCGAAAGTCGCAGTTTGCACTCGTGTAACGGTCGCTAATCGCTGATTCACTCCCTCGAGTGAATGAGCGTTCTCGCTCGAAAAATACCACCCCCGGTAGACGTGGTTTGTAGTTGTGCCTGCACTCGCCGATATCAGCCGACACTGACGCCGTAACGGATGGTTTTGTTTGCTCAGCACCGTCCTCAAGAGCGGGAGAAGACAAACGACCGACACGTCCCGGGCGAAACCTTCACTGACTTACGTCGGACGGCCCAACCCACGTTCGATGCGCGAGTGCTTCGAAGTCCGGGACACGGACGCCGGTGGGCGAATCGGCGAGTTGACCGTTCCGCGAGCAGACGTTACCGTCGAGACGCCGGCGCTGTTGCCGGTGATCAACCCGAATCTGGATACGATCGCCCCCCGTCGACTGGCCACGGAGTTCGGCGCTGAAATCCTCATCACGAACTCGTATATCATCCACGGGACCGAAGACGTCCGCGAGGAGGCCCTCGAGGACGGCCTCCACGACCTGCTCGATTTCCCCGGCGCGATCATGACCGATTCGGGTTCGTTCCAGCTCTCGGAGTACGGCGAGATAGACGTGACGACCGAAGAGATCCTCGAGTTCCAGCACGAGATCGGCTCGGACATCGCGACGCCGGTCGATATCCCGACTCCGCCGGACGTCCCCCGCGAGCGCGCCGAGGACGAACTCGAGACGACCCAGGAACGCCTCGAGTTAGCCGAAACCGTCGAGACGGGAGACATGCTCGTCAGCGCGCCCGTCCAGGGCTCGACGTACCCGGATCTTCGCGAGCGGGCGGGTCGTCACGCCGACGCGACGAATCTGGACGTGTTTCCGGTCGGTGCGGTCGTCCCGCTGATGAACGACTACCGCTACGACGACATGGTCGACGCCGTCGCGGGGGCCAAACGCGGTCTCGGCGCCGACGCCCCGGTGCACCTCTTCGGTGCCGGCCACCCGATGATGTTCGCCCTCGGCGTCGCAATGGGCTGTGACCTCTTCGACTCTGCAGCCTACGCGCTCTACGCCCGCGACGATCGCTACCTGACGGTTCGTGGCACTCGCCACCTCGAGGACCTCGAGTATCTGCCCTGTTCGTGTCCCGTCTGTACCGAGCACTCGCCCGACGAACTGCGCGCGCTGCCCGACGACGCACGCGAGACGGAACTCGGCGCGCACAACCTCCACGTCACCTTCGAAGAGATCCGCCGGATCAAGCAAGCCATCCGCGCGGGGAACCTCCTCGAACTCGTCGAGCAACGCGCCCGCGCCCACCCGACGATGCTCGACGGCTACCGAACGCTGCTCGATCACGCCGACCAACTCGAGCGAAGCGACCCCGTCTCCAAGGGCGCGTTCTTCTACACCTCCCACGAGAGTGCCCGCCGACCCGAAGTCCGTCGCCACCATCGGCGCCTCGAGCGCCTTTCCGTACCGGACTCGCTGTTTCTCACGGAAGGGAATTCCGCACGGACCGATGAGTTCGACGACTCCTGGCGCGTCCAACCGCCGTTTGGCCCCTTCCCCCGCGCGCTCTCGAAGAGCTATCCGCTCACTGCGGAAGTACCAGATCGAACGGATCGCGCGGCCCTCGAGGCCGCGGCAGACGGCGTCAGCCGACTCGTAGAGGCGAATCCCGACGCGGCGATCACGTTGGGCCATCGGGGCTGGCCGGAGGGTGTGCTCGAGCGGGTCCCCGAGGACGTGGTGTTGACCGATCTCTCTGACGATCGGCCCTGATTGTGCGGTAGGTCGACAACTGTTCGTTTCTGGTCTTCCGCACAACCCGTTCTAGAGACGGACCAGTCCGTATATTCCGACGTAACTCCAAGCAGCAGTTGTGCCCGCTCTCTCCACAACCAGGGTCGTTCTGGGCGCGTTCATCGTCGTCGTCCTCGGTGCCGCGGGATTGTTCGTCGTCGACGCCGGTTCGACGTCACCGGACCCAGTCGCGTTCGACGAAACGGTTCACAGCGGGATCACGCTCGAAGCCGAACGCGAACTCGACGACGACGTTGAGCTTCCCCGAGCGCAAGTGTTCTATTCTCAGTATCAGTACGTCGTCGGCTACTACGGCGTCGAGACGTTTGCCGACGACCAGCAACAGCCAGAACACGAGCAGCGGTTCGGACACCCACTGACGGTGTACGTCACCGACTACAGCGGGACTGGCGTCGAACTGGACGACGACGGGTATCCGACGACGGACGGCTCTCCGGAGTGGACCGACGCCGAAACGGCGTGGTACGTCCTCGAGAGCGACGCGGAGACGCCGGCTGGAACGACCGTCGTTCCGTTTACCGATCGCGACGACGCCGACGCGTTCGCCGACGAGTACGGCGGCGACGTTCGCGGTTGGGAGTCGGTTCTCGAAGCCACGTACGACCGGGACGATGCGGCGGTCGCGCGCGATCGCGTCGACAGCCACCGACAACTCGCCGACGGTCGGGTCGAACAGACAGCTGAGTTCACGGAGCGACCGACATCGTCGGTCGTCGGTTCCGACGCGGATACGATTCAGGAAGCGATCGACGAGGCTCCCGCCGACACGACGGTCCGCGTCCCGAACGGAACGTACGAAGAGACCGTCGAGATCGATCGTCCGCTGACGATCGTCGGTGACGAGGACGTGACGATTCGCGGTGACGGAAACGGCTCGGTGGTCACCGTCACTGACGAGCGTGTCGCGGTCCAAAACGTCTCGATCGACGGCGTCGGCGAAACGACGAGAGGTGACGGCGACGTCGATATCGACGTTGACGACGAGGAGCTTGGCGCGACGTTCATGCGGAACTACGCGAGCACTGACGCGGGCATCGCAGCCTACAGTGCCGACGAATTGCTGGTGCAGGACGTCCACATCGACACCCCGGCGAGCGGAATCCTTACGCACGGAACCGACGACGCCGCCGTTCGAAACGCGACGGTCGTTGGACCGGATGACCCCACGGACGGCCTCGCTGGCATATTGTTGCTCCAGTCGAATGCAGTGATCGAGACTTCGACGGTCGACGGAACGACAAACGGCGTGTACCTGTACCGGTCCCCGTCGACGGTCGTCCGGTCGAACTCGGTCACGGGTAACCAGCTAGGCGTCCACCTGATGCACACGGACGAGTCGCTTGTCACGGACAACGAGATACACGGCCAGACAAACACCGGTGTGTACATCATGACGGGGCCAGAGCGAAACGCGATCGTCGGAAACACGATCCGAGACACCGAAACTGGCCTCAGTCCGGGCGGCAGCGACACTTACGTTGCGGACAACCGCATCGAGAACTCGAACGTCGGTCTTCGTGTCGATACGGCCTCGTCGATCTACGAGGGGAACGTCGTCGCCGGCAACGAGGTGGGAGCAGACGTGACCGGGATGTTACCGACGAACCGCGTCGTCGGCAACGACTTTGTCGCAAACGAAGAGCACGCGACGGTCACCAGCGGACCGCTACGAATCTGGAGCGACGATGGAGGTGGAAACTACTGGCAAGGCGCTGCCGGCGTCGCCAGCGGTGACTACGCCGATCGGTCGTACACGCCGACGGACGACGTCGACAAGCGACTACACACGACCGACGGCACGCCGACGCTCGTCCAAGCACCGGCGCTCGAGGGCCTCGCCGGGCTCGAAGGAACGGTTCCGGGAATGCGGACCGGCAGTATCACCGACAACTACCCGGCCTGTGAACCGATCAACGCGGACCGGCTCGAAGCGACCGGCTGGGACGACCAGGCGTGGACGTGCTACGAAACGACGCGTACACCGACCGATGACTGAGACACAACCGATACTCGAGGCGACGGGAATCGATCACGATTACGGGGCGGTCTCCGTCCTGCAGGACGTTTCACTGACGGTTCCGCGGGGGAACGTAACGGCGATCATCGGCCCGAACGGGGCCGGCAAGACGACGCTGATTCGCGCACTCGCGGGACTCCACGAACCGACCGGTGGCGAGATCACGTACCACGGGCCCGAGACGGCCAGGCGGATCGGCTATCTGCCCCAACACCCCGCGTTTCGACCAGGATTCACGTGCCGCGAGACGCTCCAGTTCTACGCGTCGCTCGTCGGCGACGACGACGCCGCGATAGAGAGACTCGCTCGCGTCGGTCTCGAAGACGCGGCCGACCGGAACGTCGAAGCGCTCTCCGGCGGGATGACGCGACTGCTCGGCGTCGCCCAGGCGACGATCGGCGACCCGCCGATAATCGTCCTCGACGAACCCGGAAGCGGTCTCGACCCGGGGATGAGCATGCACGTCTTCGACGTCGCGTCGGCGCTCGCCGATGAGGGAACGTCGATCCTGCTGACGTCTCACGACCTCGAGTTAGTCGAACGAATCGCCGACAAAGTGCTGGTGCTGTCCGACGGCCAATTCGTCCAGCACGGAGCGACGACCGAACTCAGAGAACGCTTCGGCGTCGACTCGCTGTGGTCCGTCTACGAGAACGCGATCGAAGGCGACCTCGACACCGTCAGCGTTCAGGGTGAGCACGCATGAGCGACGAACGCTCGACCTCGAGTCGATCGACGCCGGTACGCGAAACCGAAACGCGGACAGCACCGGGTCCGAGACACCGCCTCAAAACGATCGTCCGGCGCGAACTGCGGACGGTCGTTCGAACGCGCACGTTTTTCGTGCTGGCGCTGGCGTTCGCCGCCGTCGTCCTCGGAATCGCCGTGGTCGGAGAGAGCATCCAGGCGGGCTACGTGCCGACGCTCGTCGACCTCCTCACGCCGCTCGAGTTGCTCGTTCCGGTACTCGCTGTCGCGTTCGGCTACCGTGCCATCCTCGGCGACGACCAGCGAGGCGAACTCGACGTCCTCGAGACGTACCCCGTCTCGGGCCGCGAACTCGTCCTCGGGGTTTATCTCGGTCGCGCGATCGGACTCCTCGCCACAGTTGTCGTGCCACTTGTGATCGTCGCGGTCGCGGTCGCCGTGACCGAAGGCAGTCAGCTGTCCATCTACGCGACGCACTCCGGAGCCGATTCTCCGGTGCTGTTCGGCCGGTTCGTCGTGCTGA is part of the Natronorubrum sediminis genome and encodes:
- the tgtA gene encoding tRNA guanosine(15) transglycosylase TgtA: MRECFEVRDTDAGGRIGELTVPRADVTVETPALLPVINPNLDTIAPRRLATEFGAEILITNSYIIHGTEDVREEALEDGLHDLLDFPGAIMTDSGSFQLSEYGEIDVTTEEILEFQHEIGSDIATPVDIPTPPDVPRERAEDELETTQERLELAETVETGDMLVSAPVQGSTYPDLRERAGRHADATNLDVFPVGAVVPLMNDYRYDDMVDAVAGAKRGLGADAPVHLFGAGHPMMFALGVAMGCDLFDSAAYALYARDDRYLTVRGTRHLEDLEYLPCSCPVCTEHSPDELRALPDDARETELGAHNLHVTFEEIRRIKQAIRAGNLLELVEQRARAHPTMLDGYRTLLDHADQLERSDPVSKGAFFYTSHESARRPEVRRHHRRLERLSVPDSLFLTEGNSARTDEFDDSWRVQPPFGPFPRALSKSYPLTAEVPDRTDRAALEAAADGVSRLVEANPDAAITLGHRGWPEGVLERVPEDVVLTDLSDDRP
- a CDS encoding NosD domain-containing protein; translation: MPALSTTRVVLGAFIVVVLGAAGLFVVDAGSTSPDPVAFDETVHSGITLEAERELDDDVELPRAQVFYSQYQYVVGYYGVETFADDQQQPEHEQRFGHPLTVYVTDYSGTGVELDDDGYPTTDGSPEWTDAETAWYVLESDAETPAGTTVVPFTDRDDADAFADEYGGDVRGWESVLEATYDRDDAAVARDRVDSHRQLADGRVEQTAEFTERPTSSVVGSDADTIQEAIDEAPADTTVRVPNGTYEETVEIDRPLTIVGDEDVTIRGDGNGSVVTVTDERVAVQNVSIDGVGETTRGDGDVDIDVDDEELGATFMRNYASTDAGIAAYSADELLVQDVHIDTPASGILTHGTDDAAVRNATVVGPDDPTDGLAGILLLQSNAVIETSTVDGTTNGVYLYRSPSTVVRSNSVTGNQLGVHLMHTDESLVTDNEIHGQTNTGVYIMTGPERNAIVGNTIRDTETGLSPGGSDTYVADNRIENSNVGLRVDTASSIYEGNVVAGNEVGADVTGMLPTNRVVGNDFVANEEHATVTSGPLRIWSDDGGGNYWQGAAGVASGDYADRSYTPTDDVDKRLHTTDGTPTLVQAPALEGLAGLEGTVPGMRTGSITDNYPACEPINADRLEATGWDDQAWTCYETTRTPTDD
- a CDS encoding ABC transporter ATP-binding protein, with amino-acid sequence MTETQPILEATGIDHDYGAVSVLQDVSLTVPRGNVTAIIGPNGAGKTTLIRALAGLHEPTGGEITYHGPETARRIGYLPQHPAFRPGFTCRETLQFYASLVGDDDAAIERLARVGLEDAADRNVEALSGGMTRLLGVAQATIGDPPIIVLDEPGSGLDPGMSMHVFDVASALADEGTSILLTSHDLELVERIADKVLVLSDGQFVQHGATTELRERFGVDSLWSVYENAIEGDLDTVSVQGEHA
- a CDS encoding ABC transporter permease; this translates as MSDERSTSSRSTPVRETETRTAPGPRHRLKTIVRRELRTVVRTRTFFVLALAFAAVVLGIAVVGESIQAGYVPTLVDLLTPLELLVPVLAVAFGYRAILGDDQRGELDVLETYPVSGRELVLGVYLGRAIGLLATVVVPLVIVAVAVAVTEGSQLSIYATHSGADSPVLFGRFVVLTALFALSVLAIAIAISSVVSGTRSALALAVVALVILLVGMDLAIAYGFSIGIIGDSELVYTLVLSPLSAFRGLVFESAVVVASGTGPDVAAPISSLVSLVGWTVGSLGVATWALNR